A stretch of Treponema vincentii F0403 DNA encodes these proteins:
- the rpmI gene encoding 50S ribosomal protein L35 → MPKMKSKSAAAKRFKLTGSGKVKYKQMNLRHILTKKSPQRKRDLRKGGILAEVDSKKVRKQLLPYGTH, encoded by the coding sequence ATGCCTAAGATGAAGAGTAAGAGCGCCGCAGCAAAGCGGTTTAAACTTACCGGCAGCGGTAAGGTAAAGTATAAGCAAATGAACTTGCGCCATATTTTGACCAAGAAATCCCCGCAACGCAAACGCGATTTGCGCAAAGGCGGAATTTTAGCCGAAGTTGACAGCAAAAAGGTCAGAAAACAGCTGCTTCCTTACGGCACACATTAA